The Phacochoerus africanus isolate WHEZ1 chromosome 15, ROS_Pafr_v1, whole genome shotgun sequence genome has a segment encoding these proteins:
- the LOC125116273 gene encoding tumor necrosis factor receptor superfamily member 10B-like yields MALPAVCPAPRSNEELGQSAPTASGARAGRAPSPQPSLQDLRALLVVVLVLSVTAASGMPTEQGRFYQQIAAPEAGSRSPWECPAGFHVEEASGECVRCTDGVDYTSVSNSLSSCLRCTVCKSGEEEKTPCTATADTRCECKPGTFRDENSPEFCQKCRTRCPDGMVMATPCTPSSDLKCVPQESGTRASGEALDPGEPVTTNLQPPTASCPSSGNSELVFAIAIFSLAVVFVVVVVIACWLCKYKVQGCGLHRKFMDKVLFWRPHPSRGPEALDNARNDTLVNRDCLSSPVSDQEVEDPEQVEPTGVQSSGEADHLLEPAAAEGSRVRRGPLVPADGEDPTECLRQFFDDFSTIVPYDAWDKLMRKMGLTQNEIRQSRDRAQNTGDALYEMLETWVRRKGREASVNDLLDALAALGQRHAKEKIEDMLVGSGKFVFKEGEAGAAVS; encoded by the exons ATGGCTCTACCGGCCGTCTGCCCTGCACCGCGATCGAACGAGGAACTGGGACAGAGCGCACCCACCGCCTCCGGCGCTCGGGCAGGGcgcgcccccagcccccagccttcgCTCCAGGACCTCAGGGCTCTCCTCGTCGTCGTCTTGGTGCTGTCG gtcacagctgcctcAGGCATGCCCACAGAGCAGGGACGATTTTACCAGCAAATCGCTGCCCCAGAGGCAGGGAGTCGCAGCCCCTGGGAGTGTCCAGCAG gGTTCCATGTGGAGGAAGCCAGTGGAGAGTGTGTCCGGTGCACAGACGGAGTGGATTACACCAGTGTTTCCAACAGCCTCTCTTCTTGCTTACGCTGCACGGTTTGCAAATCAG GCGAAGAGGAGAAGACCCCTTGCACAGCAACTGCGGACACACGGTGTGAGTGCAAGCCTGGAACTTTCCGTGACGAAAACTCCCCCGAGTTCTGCCAGAAGTGCCGCACCAG GTGCCCTGATGGGATGGTCATGGCCACGCCGTGTACCCCCTCGAGTGACCTCAAGTGTGTGCCTCAAGAGTCAGGTACCCGGGCCAGTGGGGAGGCCCTGGATCCTGGAGAGCCAGTGACCACGAACCTGCAACCGCCCACCGCATCCTGTCCCTCCTCAGGGAATTCAGAACTGGTGTTCGCAATTGCAATTTTTTCTTTAGCTGTcgtttttgtggtggtggtggtgatcgCATGCTGGCTCTGCAAGTACAAAGTTCAAG GTTGTGGACTGCACCGCAAATTCATGGACAAG GTCCTTTTCTGGCGACCACATCCCTCAAGAGGGCCGGAGGCTCTGGACAATGCCCGCAACGACACCCTGGTCAATAGAGACTGCCTGTCCTCTCCAGTCTCTGATCAGGAGGTAGAAGACCCTGAGCAGGTGGAGCCAACGGGAGTACAGTCCTCAGGGGAAGCAGACCATCTACTG GAACCGGCAGCAGCTGAAGGGTCTCGGGTGCGCAGAGGGCCACTGGTTCCTGCAGACGGTGAAGACCCCACAGAAT GCTTGAGGCAGTTCTTTGATGACTTTTCCACCATCGTGCCTTATGATGCCTGGGACAAACTCATGAGAAAGATGGGCCTCACCCAAAATGAGATCCGTCAGAGCAGAGATCGCGCCCAGAACACCGGGGATGCCTTGTATGAGATGCTGGAGACCTGGGTCCGCCGCAAAGGGCGGGAGGCCTCAGTCAACGACCTCCTCGATGCCTTAGCAGCACTGGGGCAGAGACACGCAAAGGAGAAAATTGAGGACATGCTGGTGGGCTCCGGAAAGTTCGTCTTCAAAGAAGGTGAAGCTGGTGCTGCTGTGTCCTGA